In the genome of Candidatus Binatia bacterium, the window CAGGTCCCCGCAGGCCGTGAAACCGCCAGCGGTTTCCTTCCTTGCGGTCCGCGGGCAACCGTTCCACCAATCCGAGGATCCGCTCAGCAACTTGCGCTCGCGTCCGGTGCAGCCTCGGATCACCACTGCGGCGCGGAACGACGGTAAGTCCCTGGTACCGTGGTTCAAAGGTATTCGCGCTGGTGGTGGCGCCTAAGACAAAGCGAGCGAACCCTAAGACCCCCGCGTCAACGCCGCGGCGGACGATGGCCGCGGCGAACGCCGCTGGGGTTGTCGCCCCGCGCCCACGGGTTTCCGCGCGGCCGCGCTGAAACAGCGCACGGACCTCAGGCAACGTCATCGGCCGTTCCCAAATCGGTGCCCAAACCTCACCGCGGTCACGGCCGGCTTCGCCCGCGATTGCTGGGGCGGCCGGTCGGCAGACAAACGGGAACGCTGCCTGCGCACGCGTGCGAGCACCCAACCGCCGGGAGGAACCACCCGCAAAAAACGGCAGGCCCTCGCACGCCAGCGCCATCGCCCAAGGCGACAGTGGCTCTTCTCGAAACGGTGATTGCCCGCTGTTGTACAGTTTGTTTGCGTTGCTGAACCAAGAGGCGGCAACGATGCCCCTCAGCAACCACTGCGTCGGCATCCCGCACAGCCAATTTCTCAGCTCCGCGCGCCGGCAAACTCCCTTCGGTGGCCTCTTGAGGCGATCGACTGCGAGCTTCCATCCTTTGGCGAACTCTCGTCGGCCAGCGTTTCCCCCGCTGCCGAGCAATGGATTGAACGCCACCCGATTTAACGGGACTTCGTGCGCGAGAAACATCTCGAGCAGCAGTTCCGGGGCGCTGCTTTGCCAAAGGGCGAGAGGCCGCGCGCTTTTCTTCGTCGTGGCCTCGCTCTGTGCCTTCAGCCAGGCTCGTTCGTAAGCAGTCCACTGACTGTTCGCGGCAACCGAGTCGAGCGCTGCAACGAGCTCGTCGACGTTCTGCGGGCCGCCGACCACTCGCGGGATTCCCTCATACCAACCAATGCGCACGCCTGGCCACTGGCGAGCGAGCACACGCAAAATCCCGAGCGACGCCAGGTAATTCCCGAGCACCTCCAGGCGAAGGCCCGGTAGTGCCACCGCCGGCAACACCCCCTCATGGCTAGCCATGTGCCACCTCCGAGGGCCTCGTGCACTGCGAGGGCCGGGCGCTCGCACGCCGATCCGCCACGCGAACCAGCGCCTCCAGGTACGCGAGCTGAAACGGCCCGAGTTTCCTCGGTTCGTCCTTTGGGACAACGCCCGCAACAGCCCGATCATCGGGATGCCAGGGGCCCAGTAGGTCGCTCACCAAGCCAGTCCAGCCATGTCCGTGCAATGCAAAACCGTCGGGTAACCAATCGCCTTCGGCGCCATCCTTCACCACCGAAAAATCCAACAACCACGCCTCCCCGTTCAGAGAGAGCGGCGCACTCTCCACAGGAACACCAAAGGCGTCGTCCCCCAA includes:
- the csx17 gene encoding type I-U CRISPR-associated protein Csx17; the protein is MASHEGVLPAVALPGLRLEVLGNYLASLGILRVLARQWPGVRIGWYEGIPRVVGGPQNVDELVAALDSVAANSQWTAYERAWLKAQSEATTKKSARPLALWQSSAPELLLEMFLAHEVPLNRVAFNPLLGSGGNAGRREFAKGWKLAVDRLKRPPKGVCRRAELRNWLCGMPTQWLLRGIVAASWFSNANKLYNSGQSPFREEPLSPWAMALACEGLPFFAGGSSRRLGARTRAQAAFPFVCRPAAPAIAGEAGRDRGEVWAPIWERPMTLPEVRALFQRGRAETRGRGATTPAAFAAAIVRRGVDAGVLGFARFVLGATTSANTFEPRYQGLTVVPRRSGDPRLHRTRAQVAERILGLVERLPADRKEGNRWRFHGLRGPVEAALIRAAQAADDPEALCAVLDAVVQALDRVDRNASYRKAGVRWRPLPVEAVPLLFPNSAPPLEARLALAFVSAFPRALPFALYRFGVLGAPGRFEHPEQPPARWVYGPGLLARTLADVLLRLILDWQESKAGNSGQLWRPRHWPAAAARDDVDAWLRGDLDEELLARWLARFALFDWQRIPDEVRKLPQTTNASAAAADGSLLFLALLQPLFDGRPLWRFVAGGRVEVPLDRTGARTAGAARAIAARIRTGQIAAAVELARSRYALADVALLRLSAEFRLVDPERLLAGLLFPLNDRDRSALFERWVRLEREKGGHVRV